DNA from Streptomyces luteogriseus:
ACAGGCGGCGATGGACAAGCCGGCGCAGACGGCGTCACCTCGGCGCCGCCTGTGAGCACCTGGCGGCCCCGGGGCCGTCGTCGTTCCCTCCGAACCGCTGGTGCCGGCGCGGAAACCCCGGGCTCTGCCACGTCATTTCCGTTCAGCTTCCAAGGGCCCGGTGACGCCCGCTCGTGGCGAGCGGGGGTGACCGGGCCAACGGGAGCGCTGCGCTGTGGCGGGTGGGCCTTTCAGGCGGCCGGCCGGGACAGGGTGCTGCCCGCCTTGGCGCGCGCGGCCTCGACCGCTTCCCATTCCTCGGTGCCGAGGTTCGCCAGCGCTGCCGGGAAGACGCCGTCCTGCTCCTTGAGGATGTGGTCCCGCAGGACCGCCATCGCCTCCATCAGGCGGTCCGGCCAGCTCGGGTCGGTCAGGAACGCGCCGCTCGCCTCGGCCAGCACCGCCTCGATGCGGCGGTGCTCGGCCTCCAGGGCGGCGATCTGCTCGGGGAAGTCCCCGGCCAGGGCCGGGAACAGGCCGTGCTCCTCGACTTCGGTGTGCGGGCCGAGCACCTTCGCGATCTCCCGGGCGACCTCCGCCATCCGGAGCACTCCGCCGTCCTCGTGGGCGGGGCGGAGGTGGCTGATCAGGCGGACCACCTCGTCATGCTCCTGGGTCAGTTCGTCGATGGTCTCCAGGGCCTGGCAGCCGCAGTACTCGCACACCGGTCTTCTCCTTCGTCCTCTGCACGTCGCTCTCGTCTTTACGCGGTGGTGCCCGCGGCGCGGCGCCCGCTCCGGCCGCTGGTGCGGGGCTTGCGCTCGCCGCCGCCCGTGGCTGCGCGCACCCCGGTGAGGGTGAAGGCCAGCGCGGCAGCGGCCACGATCGCGAGAAGGGCGAGGCCGGCTGCGTAGGTGCCGTACTCGCCGTACAGCGAGCCCATCACCAGCGGCGGCAGGAAGCCGCCCAGGCCGCCCGCGGCGCCGACCACGCCGGTGACAGAGCCGACCTGGCTGGCCGGGGTGCGCAGGGCCACCAGGGCGAAGGTCGCTCCGCTGCCCGCACCGAGCGCGGCGGCCATGGCCAGGAAGGCGATGGTGCCCACCGGTGCCAGCGCCGGGGTGAACGCCTGGGCCACCGCTCCGGCCACGACCACGACCAGCGAGCCGGCCAGCACACGGACCGGGCCCAACCGGTCGGACAGCCAGCCGCCGATCGGGCGCATCGCCACCGCGACGAGAACGAACCCGGCCATGCGGTTAGCGGCGTCGGCCTGGGTGAGGCCGTAGCCGGTCTTGAGGTAAGTGGGCAGGTAGACGGAGAAGGCGACATAGCCGCCGAACGCGACCGCGTACAGCGCGGATGCCTGCCAGGTGATGGGCAGCCGGGCGGTGGCGGCCAGGCGGCGGCCCAGCGGCTCGGTCGGCACGGTGCGGCCGGGTGCGTCCCGCAGCAGCAGCGCGGCGGCCGCGGCGTAGATGGCCAGCACCGCGGCGGTGATCAGGAAGGGGGTGGACATGCCGTTCGCGTCGACCAGCTTCACCGTGGTCAGGGCGCTGATCGCGGTGCCGCCCATGCCGGCGCCGAAGACGCCGATGGCCAGGCCGCGCCGCTCGGGCGGGAACCAGGCGTTGACCAGCGGCACGCCGACGGCGAACGCGGTGCCGCCGATACCGAGGAAAAAGCCGCCGATCAGCAGGGCGGCGAGGGAGTCGTGTCCGGCCAGGCCGAGGTAGAGCACGGGCACGATGGTGGCCGCCGACACGGTCGGGAACATGACCCGGCCGCCGAACCGGTCGGTCAGGGCGCCGACGGGGATGCGGCCCAGGGAACCGACCACGACCGGAACCGCCACCAGCAGCGACTGCTCGAACGACGACAGGTCGAGTCCGTCTTTGAACCGGGGGCCGAGCGGGCTCAGCAGCGCCCACGCCCAGAAGTTCACGGCGAAACCGACCGTGGCCAGGGCCAGCATCAGCCAGGCCCGGCCGGACACCGGGGCGCCCGACGGCGAACTGCCGCTCTTCGACTTCAACGGCTGGACCATGTTGTCCGTCCCTTTCGTCTTCTGGTGGTA
Protein-coding regions in this window:
- a CDS encoding hemerythrin domain-containing protein, with amino-acid sequence MCEYCGCQALETIDELTQEHDEVVRLISHLRPAHEDGGVLRMAEVAREIAKVLGPHTEVEEHGLFPALAGDFPEQIAALEAEHRRIEAVLAEASGAFLTDPSWPDRLMEAMAVLRDHILKEQDGVFPAALANLGTEEWEAVEAARAKAGSTLSRPAA
- a CDS encoding MFS transporter, encoding MVQPLKSKSGSSPSGAPVSGRAWLMLALATVGFAVNFWAWALLSPLGPRFKDGLDLSSFEQSLLVAVPVVVGSLGRIPVGALTDRFGGRVMFPTVSAATIVPVLYLGLAGHDSLAALLIGGFFLGIGGTAFAVGVPLVNAWFPPERRGLAIGVFGAGMGGTAISALTTVKLVDANGMSTPFLITAAVLAIYAAAAALLLRDAPGRTVPTEPLGRRLAATARLPITWQASALYAVAFGGYVAFSVYLPTYLKTGYGLTQADAANRMAGFVLVAVAMRPIGGWLSDRLGPVRVLAGSLVVVVAGAVAQAFTPALAPVGTIAFLAMAAALGAGSGATFALVALRTPASQVGSVTGVVGAAGGLGGFLPPLVMGSLYGEYGTYAAGLALLAIVAAAALAFTLTGVRAATGGGERKPRTSGRSGRRAAGTTA